In one window of Ferriphaselus amnicola DNA:
- a CDS encoding integron integrase yields MNAQVVSQDSPKLLDRMRAEIRLRHYSIRTEQAYVDWARRYILFHDKRHPREMGAEEVRDFLSHLATERNVSASTQGQAKSALLFLYREVLHIELPWLDEVISAKTAKRLPVVLTQTEVRHLIGATSGTMGIIVSLLYGTGMRLLEALRLRVKDVEFERREIIVRQGKGNKDRVTVLPENLLLPLKAHLERVKALHERDLAEGFGEVQLPDALERKYPKAGRSWGWQFVFPSVSRSTDPRSGVIRRHHLYEASVQRAVREAAKLAEIAKPVSPHTLRHSFATHLLQNGYDIRTVQELLGHKDVQTTMIYTHVLNKGGRGVVSPLDR; encoded by the coding sequence ATGAATGCTCAAGTAGTTTCTCAAGATTCGCCCAAGCTGCTCGACCGGATGCGGGCGGAGATCCGCTTGCGCCACTACAGCATTCGTACCGAGCAGGCGTATGTTGATTGGGCGCGGCGCTATATTCTGTTTCATGACAAGCGCCATCCTCGGGAGATGGGGGCTGAGGAGGTGCGGGACTTTCTGTCGCATCTGGCTACTGAGCGCAATGTTTCGGCCTCGACGCAGGGGCAGGCAAAATCGGCTTTGCTGTTTCTGTATCGGGAGGTGCTGCATATCGAGTTGCCTTGGCTGGACGAGGTGATTTCGGCAAAGACGGCCAAGCGCTTGCCGGTGGTGTTGACGCAAACCGAGGTGCGTCATCTGATCGGTGCAACTTCGGGCACAATGGGAATTATCGTCAGTTTGTTATATGGGACGGGGATGCGCTTGCTGGAAGCCTTGCGCTTGCGGGTGAAGGACGTGGAGTTCGAGCGTCGCGAGATTATTGTGCGGCAGGGTAAGGGTAATAAAGATCGGGTGACGGTGTTGCCGGAAAATCTGCTGTTGCCACTTAAGGCGCATCTAGAGCGGGTGAAGGCGTTGCACGAACGCGATTTGGCGGAGGGATTTGGTGAGGTGCAGTTGCCCGATGCACTGGAACGGAAATATCCCAAGGCGGGTAGGTCGTGGGGTTGGCAGTTTGTGTTCCCCTCGGTGTCTCGCTCGACTGATCCGCGCTCCGGTGTGATTCGGCGGCATCATTTGTATGAGGCTAGTGTGCAGCGGGCGGTGCGCGAAGCGGCCAAGCTGGCTGAGATCGCTAAGCCGGTGTCTCCACACACGTTGCGCCACTCCTTCGCCACGCATCTTTTGCAAAACGGTTACGACATACGCACGGTGCAGGAATTGTTGGGCCACAAGGATGTGCAGACCACGATGATTTACACGCATGTGCTTAACAAGGGCGGGCGCGGTGTGGTCAGTCCGCTGGATCGCTGA